One part of the Oncorhynchus kisutch isolate 150728-3 linkage group LG22, Okis_V2, whole genome shotgun sequence genome encodes these proteins:
- the LOC109867728 gene encoding ras and EF-hand domain-containing protein homolog encodes MAAFTSTPKVNSGSAPHHGFRVESPTECDWKDCDTGGSERSRGHRTMLEKTHDFFQTCDIEDKGFITRRDMQRLHGELPLSAEELENVFDTLDSDGNGYLTLEEFSLGFSEFLFGRRISATEGMASPIAKEPTQGPPDSLYQTQWEERLVGSEDEEEKHFCMLMESLGASNVFEDPGEVRSLWAQLRKDEPHLLSNFEEFLARVILQITGANQERMEMESALKRKSATHDDEIHRLYEEMEQQIKKEKDRILLQDSEHFLSRSQDLEHQLSSKERELDQIFQKQRRWKHQCRELHSEQHVTKVENVALKQTNEELAQELEHTSQELSLAQEQLVLLQEQSSHLNQEREMEMYRVTEGLQRERASLLKQLDLLREMNKHLRDERDMCSYQKLRNTVKNPACNLRPGSNTLNPFDRKAFSEDEEVVLPQSKRKSPGGVNGYSLEDVVDSRPLHRPLQRIISIEEDHLPQLLQDNYQTQLWEWHEEAEEEEHIELQMTSINPPSSPPTMEQQQPVDTRETEMPTSPRGQPVGKENMGNEEGAALAPDRLFKIVLVGNSSVGKTSLLRRFCDDCFYPGTSATVGIDYSVKTIRVDNSQVALQMWDTAGQERYRSITKQFFRKADGVVVIYDITAEQSFTAVRQWLTSVQEGAGEDIPIMLLGNKMDKGSERKVQTRMGEKLAKDCQLIFYECSACSGHNVVDSMVNLARILKEQEDREKEKTIHLVNSPSQNKRSCC; translated from the exons ATGGCAGCTTTCACCAGTACCCCGAAAGTGAATTCCGGGAGTGCTCCTCACCACGGGTTCAGGGTGGAGAGCCCAACGGAGTGTGACTGGAAGGACTGTGACACTGGAGGCAGCGAGAGGTCTAGAGGACACCGCACCATGCTGGAGAAGACCCATGACTTCTTTCAGACCTGTGACATTGAGGACAAGGGCTTCATCACCCGCCGGGACATGCAG AGGCTCCATGGAGAGCTGCCCCTCAGTGCCGAGGAGCTGGAGAACGTCTTTGACACCCTGGACTCTGACGGCAATGGATACCTCACCCTGGAGGAATTCTCCTTGGGCTTTA GTGAGTTCCTGTTTGGCCGGAGGATCTCTGCAACAGAGGGGATGGCCAGCCCCATTGCCAAGGAACCCACTCAGGGCCCTCCAGACTCCCTGTACCAGACCCAGTGGGAGGAACGGTTGGTGGGCAGtgaggacgaggaggagaagCACTTCTGCATGCTAATGGAGAGCTTGGGAGCCAGCAACGTCTTTGAGGA CCCTGGTGAGGTGCGTAGTCTTTGGGCCCAGCTGAGGAAGGACGAGCCGCACCTCCTGTCCAACTTTGAGGAGTTCCTGGCCAGAGTAATTTTACAGATCACAGGGGCCAACCAGgagaggatggagatggagagcgcCCTTAAAAG AAAATCAGCAACACATGACGATGAGATCCATCGCTTATATGAAGAAATGGAACAGCAAATCAAAAAGGAGAAGGACAGGATCTTACTGCAG GACTCTGAGCACTTCTTGTCTAGGAGTCAGGATCTGGAGCATCAGCTGTCCAGTAAGGAAAGGGAGCTGGATCAGATCTTCCAGAAACAAAGGAGG TGGAAGCATCAGTGCCGGGAGCTGCACAGCGAGCAACACGTGACCAAGGTGGAGAACGTGGCACTGAAGCAGACCAATGAGGAGCTGGCCCAGGAGCTGGAGCACACCAGTCAGGAGCTGAGCCTGGCCCAGGAGCAGCTGGTCCTCCTGCAGGAGCAGTCCTCACACCTGAACCAGGAGAGGGAGAT GGAGATGTACCGGGTCACAGAGGGATTGCAGAGGGAGCGAGCGAGCCTGCTGAAACAACTTGACCTGCTGAG GGAAATGAACAAGCACTTACGAGATGAGCGAGACATGTGCTCTTATCAA AAACTGAGGAATACTGTTAAAAATCCTGCTTGCAACCTGAGACCTGGATCAAATACTCTGAATCCCTTTGACAGAAAGGCCTTTAG TGAGGATGAGGAGGTAGTGCTCCCCCAATCTAAGAGGAAGAGTCCAGGTGGAGTGAATGGCTACAGCCTGGAGGACGTTGTGGATTCCAGACCCCTCCACAGACCCCTCCAGAGGATCATCTCCATAGAAGAGGACCACCTACCCCAGCTCCTACAGGATAACTACCAGACTCAGCTCTGGGAGTGGCATGAGGAGGCCGAGGAGGAAGAGCACATAGAGCTACAGATGACCTCTATAAATCCTCCCAGTTCTCCTCCAACGatggagcagcagcagccagttgacaccagagagacagagatgcctACATCCCCCAGGGGCCAGCCTGTCGGAAAGGAGAATATGGGGAAT GAGGAGGGTGCAGCGTTGGCCCCAGACCGCCTGTTTAAGATCGTCCTGGTGGGCAACTCCAGTGTGGGGAAGACCTCTCTCCTCAGGCGGTTCTGTGATGACTGCTTTTACCCAGGCACCTCTGCCACCGTCG GCATAGACTACAGTGTGAAGACGATACGGGTGGACAACAGCCAGGTGGCGCTGCAGATGTGGGATACAGCAGGACAGGAGAG gtATCGCAGCATCACCAAGCAGTTCTTCCGCAAGGCTGACGGTGTGGTAGTCATATATGACATTACTGCTGAGCAGAGTTTTACCGCGGTGAGGCAGTGGCTGACCAGTGTACAG gaGGGGGCTGGCGAGGACATTCCCATCATGCTGCTGGGGAACAAAATGGACAAGGGGAGTGAGCGGAAGGTTCAGACGAGAATGGGTGAAAAATTAGCCAAG GACTGCCAGTTGATTTTCTACGAGTGCAGTGCTTGCTCTGGACACAACGTGGTAGACTCAATGGTAAATTTGGCAAG